One stretch of Thermoproteota archaeon DNA includes these proteins:
- a CDS encoding branched-chain amino acid ABC transporter permease produces the protein MAGKESTLSHYLKSPTLLVIVFVVLGILVARMLGMSTLDTLMTIMYFMGIALSLNIIMGFAGYVSFGHAVFLGLGGYAYVLLVYFIKPLAELQNMGFGLGAFLVAVLAGLFAATIAASVGAAVLRLRGAFFAIATIGLDFTALYLMKAIVPELNPEQFFGAQIILPADKIVEKDVVFNAMFLTLIILLAVNYYIRKSPFGVGLTAIKEDEDAAEVLGVPTTMFKIIAFTLAGFFAGMVGALFSLNGGGVDETLFNLGHSIDMIVMIVIGGLGTVLGPVVGSLIYFELYDLLLVHYPGVNLIILGIIVAIVVLFFPEGLIGLLRKYKVGGVRLRDLLE, from the coding sequence ATGGCCGGTAAGGAGAGCACTCTATCCCACTACCTAAAGAGTCCCACCCTCTTAGTGATCGTGTTCGTGGTGCTCGGGATACTCGTCGCAAGGATGCTGGGAATGAGCACCTTAGACACGTTAATGACCATCATGTACTTCATGGGCATCGCTCTTTCGCTGAACATAATCATGGGATTCGCCGGCTATGTGAGCTTCGGACACGCGGTGTTCTTGGGACTGGGAGGATACGCCTATGTACTCTTAGTGTACTTCATCAAACCCCTAGCCGAACTCCAGAACATGGGCTTCGGCCTTGGAGCATTCTTGGTCGCCGTGCTCGCTGGCCTCTTCGCAGCTACCATAGCTGCCAGCGTCGGAGCTGCGGTGCTGAGGCTCAGGGGCGCCTTCTTCGCCATAGCCACTATAGGATTGGACTTCACGGCCCTCTATCTGATGAAGGCCATAGTGCCCGAGCTTAATCCGGAGCAGTTCTTCGGAGCGCAGATAATCCTGCCAGCTGACAAGATAGTGGAGAAGGATGTTGTGTTCAACGCCATGTTCCTGACCCTGATCATCCTGCTAGCCGTGAACTACTACATCAGGAAGTCGCCTTTCGGCGTGGGACTGACAGCTATAAAGGAGGATGAGGACGCTGCTGAGGTATTGGGGGTCCCCACCACTATGTTCAAGATAATAGCCTTCACCTTAGCTGGGTTCTTCGCTGGAATGGTTGGTGCTCTATTCTCGCTCAACGGTGGAGGCGTGGACGAGACCCTATTCAACTTGGGACACAGTATAGACATGATAGTCATGATAGTCATAGGGGGGTTGGGAACCGTATTGGGACCCGTTGTGGGTTCATTGATATACTTCGAACTCTATGACCTCCTATTAGTACACTATCCAGGCGTGAACCTGATCATCTTGGGAATCATAGTTGCGATAGTGGTCTTATTCTTCCCTGAGGGGCTCATAGGACTCCTGAGGAAGTATAAGGTGGGGGGAGTGAGACTAAGGGACCTTTTGGAGTAG
- a CDS encoding ABC transporter ATP-binding protein: MEDILVVENVTKRFGGLVANSKVTFSMKRGEILGLIGPNGAGKTTLFNVITGVYKPDEGRVIFKGEDITGKPPHVITRKGIAKTHQIVKPFNDMTVLENAMVGALFGKRARQITIGEAKEIAYQSLELVGLEEKAEELAVKLTLRQKKMLELARALSAEPELLLLDEVLAGLNPKEVEEALEIIKKVKEERDLSIIMIEHVMHAVMNIAGRIVVLHFGWKIAEGTPEEVANNPEVITAYLGDPRYALRFVKRKGGEGDGSS, translated from the coding sequence ATGGAGGATATCTTGGTTGTTGAGAATGTTACTAAGAGGTTCGGTGGCTTAGTCGCCAACAGCAAAGTCACCTTCTCGATGAAGAGGGGCGAGATCTTGGGCCTCATAGGTCCTAACGGGGCCGGGAAGACCACGCTCTTCAACGTCATAACTGGTGTCTATAAGCCAGATGAGGGTAGGGTGATATTCAAGGGGGAGGACATAACGGGGAAGCCGCCTCACGTCATCACTAGGAAGGGTATAGCGAAGACACACCAGATAGTGAAGCCGTTCAACGACATGACGGTACTGGAGAACGCCATGGTCGGGGCGCTCTTCGGGAAGAGAGCTCGCCAGATAACTATAGGGGAGGCTAAGGAAATCGCTTACCAGTCCCTAGAGCTAGTAGGGTTAGAGGAGAAGGCCGAGGAGCTCGCCGTGAAGCTGACACTCAGGCAGAAGAAAATGTTAGAGTTGGCTAGGGCCCTCTCCGCCGAACCTGAGTTGCTCCTGCTTGATGAAGTGCTGGCAGGTCTAAACCCGAAGGAGGTGGAGGAGGCCCTTGAGATCATAAAGAAGGTCAAGGAGGAGAGGGATCTGAGCATCATAATGATAGAGCATGTGATGCATGCAGTGATGAACATTGCCGGCAGGATAGTGGTACTGCATTTCGGCTGGAAGATTGCCGAAGGTACTCCCGAAGAGGTGGCCAACAACCCGGAGGTGATAACCGCCTACCTAGGGGATCCGAGATATGCCTTGAGGTTCGTCAAGAGGAAAGGAGGTGAAGGAGATGGCTCTTCTTGA
- a CDS encoding ABC transporter ATP-binding protein, whose amino-acid sequence MALLELKDIDAGYGETQVLWNINLQADEGIITVMLGSNGAGKTTTLRVTSGILPPWKGQILLGNEDVTKLPAHKRVELGIVMVPEGRRLWPELTVFENLELGAYTKRARDKFDSSLDLVYSLFPRLRERRSQLAGTLSGGEQQMLAIGRALMADPKILLMDEPSLGLAPKLVGEIMNVIRKLRDDEKLTVFLVEQNVHMSLEIADYGYVIEQGRIVLSGPKEELEGSERIKKAYLGL is encoded by the coding sequence ATGGCTCTTCTTGAGTTGAAGGACATAGATGCTGGGTATGGGGAGACTCAAGTCCTCTGGAACATCAACCTGCAGGCCGACGAGGGTATCATAACAGTCATGCTCGGGAGTAACGGCGCCGGAAAGACCACCACGCTCAGGGTAACCAGTGGCATCCTACCGCCTTGGAAGGGCCAGATCCTGTTGGGAAACGAGGATGTAACTAAGCTCCCAGCGCACAAGAGGGTCGAGCTGGGGATAGTAATGGTCCCTGAGGGTAGGAGGCTCTGGCCCGAGCTCACGGTCTTCGAGAACCTTGAGTTGGGCGCTTACACCAAGAGAGCGAGGGATAAGTTCGACAGCAGCTTGGATCTGGTGTACAGTCTGTTTCCTAGGTTGAGGGAGAGGAGAAGCCAGCTGGCCGGTACTCTGAGCGGTGGGGAGCAGCAGATGCTCGCCATCGGGAGGGCTCTCATGGCAGATCCGAAGATTCTGCTTATGGACGAGCCCTCCTTAGGCCTAGCACCCAAGCTTGTCGGTGAGATAATGAATGTCATCAGGAAGCTGAGGGACGACGAGAAGCTTACCGTCTTCCTAGTCGAGCAGAATGTGCACATGTCCCTTGAGATAGCGGACTATGGCTACGTGATAGAGCAGGGGAGAATAGTCCTGTCGGGTCCCAAGGAAGAGTTGGAGGGTAGTGAGAGGATAAAGAAGGCCTATCTGGGCCTCTAA
- a CDS encoding ArsA family ATPase has protein sequence MRLVSFWGKGGVGKTTSSASLAAGLSEEGMDVLLLTTDPTPTLSDVLDFPLKSEPSKVNGFRGLWAAELSESAVIEMWKERFGEEVYEVASSFLPVGRDFIDYVARAPGIADQFMLYLLHEFWRKGGYDIIVWDTPASSGSIRLLRIEEEFYSHMNDAIRMYLKLKGFLERIRRGRRDPLALIEEWKSIARGIMDMLSSDSHHLILVAIPEKISYLLTLRMRDELEGMGIKVRALVVNRLLRDCKCDKLNRMAEIHARVLEEFKASFNHVRVIENVDYEPVGREGLLRFYDYLRELV, from the coding sequence ATGAGGCTCGTCAGCTTCTGGGGAAAGGGTGGAGTAGGTAAGACGACAAGCTCGGCTTCCTTGGCGGCTGGGCTTTCCGAGGAGGGGATGGATGTCCTCCTTCTGACGACGGACCCGACCCCTACTCTTTCTGATGTGCTGGACTTTCCCTTGAAGAGTGAGCCCTCCAAGGTAAACGGGTTCAGGGGGCTGTGGGCGGCGGAACTGAGTGAGAGCGCCGTGATCGAAATGTGGAAGGAGAGATTCGGAGAGGAGGTCTACGAGGTGGCTTCCTCCTTCCTGCCGGTGGGGAGGGACTTCATAGACTACGTGGCTAGAGCCCCTGGCATAGCGGATCAGTTCATGCTCTACCTCCTGCACGAGTTCTGGAGAAAGGGGGGTTACGACATCATAGTCTGGGACACACCCGCGTCCAGCGGAAGCATCAGATTGCTGAGGATAGAGGAGGAGTTCTACTCCCACATGAACGACGCCATACGCATGTATCTAAAGTTGAAAGGATTCTTGGAGAGGATAAGGAGGGGAAGGAGGGATCCCTTGGCACTGATAGAGGAATGGAAGTCCATAGCTCGAGGTATAATGGACATGCTGTCAAGCGACTCCCACCACCTCATACTGGTGGCCATTCCCGAGAAGATCTCCTATCTCCTGACGCTAAGGATGAGGGATGAGTTGGAGGGGATGGGCATAAAGGTCAGGGCGCTGGTCGTGAACAGGCTACTCAGGGACTGCAAATGTGATAAATTGAACAGGATGGCCGAGATCCACGCGAGGGTGCTGGAAGAGTTTAAGGCATCCTTCAACCATGTAAGGGTGATAGAGAACGTCGACTATGAACCGGTGGGTAGGGAGGGTTTGCTTAGGTTTTACGACTACCTGAGGGAGTTGGTATGA